The following coding sequences lie in one Arachis ipaensis cultivar K30076 chromosome B03, Araip1.1, whole genome shotgun sequence genomic window:
- the LOC107628843 gene encoding GATA transcription factor 5 — MEVVVAKALKPSLRGELIFQPPLALGDEFLCFNAVNNGGAVGEDFSVDDLLDFSEFQHGSVGKGIDVSEEEEDEEDEEKDSTSGSSSQDRTENDTNSNSSNAAVDSDSIFAGELSVPDDDLADLEWVSHFVDDSIPELSLLYPVRSEQTRARAQPEPKPGSAVTSLPHGVPVKPRTTRTRKPNGRLLWSFGNLFSPPSSPSSCSSSVLSSTAAPLVLHGEPPAKKQKRKPEEQACGLQFQRRCSHCQVQKTPQWRTGPMGPKTLCNACGVRYKSGRLFPEYRPACSPTFSGDIHSNSHRKVLEMRRRKEMSGPEPSPDRAFMLPSC, encoded by the exons ATGGAAGTTGTGGTGGCCAAAGCGTTGAAACCAAGCTTAAGGGGAGAGCTTATTTTCCAGCCACCACTTGCACTCGGCGACGAGTTTTTGTGCTTCAACGCCGTCAACAACGGCGGCGCCGTTGGCGAAGATTTCTCCGTCGACGACCTCCTTGACTTCTCCGAATTCCAACATGGTTCTGTAGGAAAAGGAATCGATGTctccgaagaagaagaagacgaagaagacgAAGAAAAAGACAGCACCTCGGGAAGTTCCTCACAGGACCGTACAGAAAACGACACCAACTCCAATTCCTCCAACGCCGCCGTAGACTCCGACTCCATTTTCGCCGGCGAATTGTCCGTTCCG GACGATGATTTGGCGGACCTGGAATGGGTTTCTCACTTTGTGGATGATTCAATACCGGAGCTCTCTCTCTTGTACCCTGTACGTTCTGAGCAAACAAGGGCCCGGGCTCAACCTGAACCTAAACCGGGCTCAGCTGTAACTTCTCTTCCCCATGGAGTCCCTGTCAAGCCCAGGACCACGAGGACAAGGAAGCCCAACGGCCGCTTATTGTGGTCCTTTGGCAACTTGTTCTCGCCTCCCTCTTCGCCGTCCTCGTGCTCCTCCTCTGTGCTTTCCTCGACGGCGGCGCCTCTCGTTTTGCATGGGGAGCCGCCGGCGAAGAAGCAGAAGAGAAAGCCCGAGGAGCAAGCCTGTGGGCTCCAGTTTCAGCGACGGTGCAGTCATTGCCAAGTTCAGAAAACGCCGCAGTGGAGAACAGGCCCTATGGGCCCCAAAACACTCTGCAACGCTTGCGGAGTCCGGTACAAGTCGGGCCGGCTTTTCCCGGAGTACAGGCCCGCATGCAGCCCGACGTTCTCAGGTGATATTCACTCAAATAGCCACCGTAAGGTGTTAGAGATGAGGCGTAGGAAGGAGATGTCTGGGCCGGAGCCCAGTCCAGACCGGGCCTTCATGCTTCCGAGCTGCTGA